From the Lolium rigidum isolate FL_2022 chromosome 2, APGP_CSIRO_Lrig_0.1, whole genome shotgun sequence genome, one window contains:
- the LOC124689754 gene encoding subtilisin-like protease SBT3 — translation MAPPSPATLLLLCSLLLAPLAVGEPQRTSYIVHMDRSAAPLHHAGDCHAWYTAILASLAAASPDSAWGTPQHLYTYTDALHGFAATLSRSELRALRRTRGFVLAHLDRRAAIAHDTTRSQEFLGLSSSSGLWPAANLGEGVIIGVVDTGVWPESASFDDAGMPPVPSRWRGACEPGQEFPATKCNRKLIGARYFNRGYVAKHTATSISMNSTRDTEGHGTHTASTAAGSPVKCASYFGYGRGTARGAAPRAHVAAYKVGWRIEWQMSDVLAGMDAAIADGVDVISISAGFDDEPLYADPVAVASFAAMQRVAAGTVDRRIFAGTVSYGGGNTTQATATIAGITSYPANAWISETKMVYDDTLSACNSSDLLQTLALPTIIVCRDMGIGGIFMQMKTVSKAGLAAAIFITNNDGKFLLFSMPAILISPKDAPALLNYIASSSHPSATITFQQTVLGVRPAPVVAGYSARGPSRSYAGVLKPDLLAPGDSILASWSPVSPMARIGRTDLVGDFMVDSGTSMACPHASGVAALLRAAHPDWSPAMIKSAMMTTASRVDNTLAPITDGNGNGIASPLAMGSGHINPNSAMDPGLVFDAGSADFVALLCAAKYTEAQIAAITSNVAVDVTPWTMEFGGAGHKGMFEVEIKLNAPTGGEPAFGALVWADDSGRYRVTTPFVVL, via the exons ATGGCACCTCCTTCCCCTGCCACGCTACTCCTCCTCTgctccctcctcctcgctccgTTGGCCGTCGGCGAGCCCCAGCGCACGTCCTACATTGTCCACATGGACAGGTCCGCCGCGCCGCTGCACCACGCCGGCGACTGCCACGCCTGGTACACCGCCATCCTGGCATCGCTGGCGGCCGCGTCGCCGGACAGCGCGTGGGGTACCCCGCAGCATCTCTACACCTACACCGATGCGCTGCACGGCTTCGCCGCCACGCTCTCCCGCTCAGAGCTCCGCGCGCTCCGCCGCACGCGGGGCTTCGTGTTGGCGCACCTGGACCGCCGCGCCGCCATCGCCCACGACACCACGCGCTCCCAGGAGTTCCTCGGCCTCAGCTCGTCCAGTGGGCTTTGGCCGGCGGCAAATCTCGGCGAGGGCGTCATTATTGGCGTGGTGGACACTGGGGTGTGGCCCGAGAGCGCGAGCTTCGACGACGCCGGCATGCCTCCGGTGCCGTCCCGGTGGCGCGGAGCGTGCGAGCCGGGCCAAGAGTTTCCCGCCACCAAGTGCAACCGCAAGCTGATCGGAGCGCGCTACTTCAACAGGGGCTACGTGGCGAAGCACACCGCCACTAGCATCTCCATGAACTCGACGCGCGACACAGAAGGCCACGGCACGCACACGGCGTCCACCGCGGCTGGCAGCCCCGTGAAGTGTGCGTCCTACTTCGGCTATGGGCGTGGCACGGCGCGTGGAGCTGCCCCACGCGCCCATGTCGCGGCATACAAGGTCGGTTGGCGCATCGAATGGCAGATGTCCGACGTACTGGCCGGCATGGACGCTGCGATCGCGGACGGCGTGGACGTCATCTCCATCTCCGCGGGCTTCGACGACGAGCCGCTGTACGCGGACCCAGTGGCCGTCGCCTCGTTTGCCGCCATGCAGCG CGTCGCGGCCGGCACGGTGGACCGGCGGATATTTGCTGGCACCGTGAGCTACGGCGGCGGCAACACGACGCAAGCGACCGCAACGATCGCCGGGATTACATCGTACCCGGCTAATGCTTGGATTTCTGAAACGAAGATGGTGTACGACGACACCTTGTCGGCGTGCAACTCGTCGGATCTTCTCCAGACTCTGGCTCTGCCGACAATAATCGTGTGCCGTGACATGGGCATCGGAGGTATCTTCATGCAGATGAAGACCGTCTCCAAGGCCGGCCTCGctgccgccatcttcatcaccaacaATGATGGCAAATTTCTGCTGTTTTCCATGCCGGCAATCCTGATCAGCCCGAAGGATGCGCCGGCGCTGCTGAATTACATCGCTTCCAGCTCGCACCCGAGTGCCACCATCACGTTCCAGCAGACGGTCCTCGGGGTACGGCCGGCGCCGGTGGTCGCGGGGTACTCTGCTAGAGGGCCGTCGCGGAGCTACGCCGGCGTGCTCAAGCCCGATCTACTGGCGCCGGGGGACAGCATCCTGGCGTCTTGGTCACCGGTCTCTCCGATGGCGCGCATAGGCCGGACTGATCTGGTCGGCGACTTCATGGTCGATTCCGGGACGTCCATGGCGTGCCCGCACGCGAGCGGCGTGGCGGCATTGCTGCGGGCGGCGCACCCGGATTGGAGCCCCGCCATGATCAAGTCCGCCATGATGACCACGGCGAGCAGGGTCGACAACACCCTCGCGCCGATCACCGATGGCAACGGCAACGGCATCGCGAGCCCGCTCGCTATGGGCTCGGGCCATATCAACCCCAACTCCGCGATGGATCCCGGTCTTGTGTTCGACGCCGGCTCCGCGgacttcgtcgctctcctctgcgCCGCCAAGTACACGGAGGCCCAGATCGCGGCGATCACGAG CAACGTCGCCGTGGACGTGACGCCGTGGACGATGGAGTTCGGCGGCGCGGGGCACAAGGGCATGTTCGAGGTTGAGATCAAGCTGAACGCGCCCACCGGCGGCGAGCCGGCCTTTGGTGCTCTTGTTTGGGCCGACGACAGCGGCAGGTACAGGGTCACGACCCCGTTCGTGGTGCTCTGA